A region of Hippoglossus stenolepis isolate QCI-W04-F060 chromosome 7, HSTE1.2, whole genome shotgun sequence DNA encodes the following proteins:
- the LOC118112186 gene encoding storkhead-box protein 2 isoform X4, translated as MLVHERKIYPTTDGYFIVTPQTYFITPSLIRTSSKWYHLDERSIDRHQQHQQTQCTSPLFGTVTPSPSGGVRDKTQTKTSQNHSAGVGAGGDSFYSNTYRGDDPPSHHTSLQCRFPKDHREVYSSPHPPQTPPQQTGGSTEKSRSTLGFTFKTDTLTKHRGGGNGGGGGGGGGTAEIEKQASGGSGTGSRKFGLKLFRLSFKKDKTKQFATFSAQFPPDEWPLRDEEVPSQLPRHVEMEIIRRINPDLTVENLARHTAVMKRLEEERAQRSKASSANQSSRSRRSGGRHRKQSQTKFSRSHSKTRALHGEPSDASHLELADRDYRAYSSSLARSPREHALAMERQRARLHLAHSNPNILDASHLPVTPEWDVSGELAKRRTEMPFPEPSHGPSAHHSKVHRSHSHTQERKSRNERSDKAKERSRSMDNSKGQLGAGLIAPPDYYDDRNRYYTDDGTLRANQSSSHYSRSTPTSAKLAGDSLGLNGGRSLERNKSRDNLPAYSPKPLPTSVAPDDYFQCSGSSDAVLTTANPLGTLGKSSHDGLKVGNSNRKTDRQTPHLTEHKEDKWVGPKGGSLPPIPLTNPDPPLPNGRPPHSASFGQEKRKEIFSKDTLFKPPPGLHLPGYSSLRKTPALVSSTLCSSCDVLDSQEAFDAPKPLVATTSAPPQGIEPTTSTAEASFDYYNVSDDDELEESGTKSRGEDEKAGGGIVGMGGGAAGTMQWLLEREKERDLQRRFERTLTFPSAKERLPESSQNQQSAHSARLDSMDSSSITVDSGFNSPRTRESLASNTSSIVESNRRQNLALSPGHLSITTGNGPPFSFRNITEPTSTQPEKLQKPSACLASITSV; from the exons ATGCTGGTCCATGAGAGGAAGATCTACCCAACAACGGACGGATATTTTATTGTAACCCCACAGACTTACTTTATCACACCGAGCCTAATCCGAACCAGCTCCAAGTGGTACCACTTAGACGAGAGATCCATTGACCGACACCAGCAacatcagcagacacagtgCACCTCACCTCTCTTTGGCACAGTCACCCCATCCCCTTCTGGAGGCGTGCGTGATAAAACACAGACTAAGACTAGCCAAAACCATAGTGCAGGAGTCGGCGCAGGTGGAGATTCCTTTTACAGCAACACTTACCGTGGAGACGACCCTCCAAGCCACCACACCAGCCTACAGTGCCGATTCCCCAAAGACCACCGGGAAGTGTACTCATCCCCACACCCTCCACAAACACCTCCCCAGCAAACAGGAGGCAGCACAGAAAAAAGCCGCAGCACCCTCGGGTTCACCTTCAAGACGGACACTCTAACCAAGCACAGAGGGGGGGGCAatgggggaggtggaggaggaggaggaggaactgcAGAGATTGAGAAACAAGCCAGTGGAGGAAGTGGCACAGGCAGTCGTAAGTTTGGTCTGAAGCTGTTCCGTCTGAGCTTTAAGAAGGATAAGACCAAGCAGTTTGCCACCTTCTCAGCACAGTTCCCCCCTGATGAGTGGCCACTCCGTGATGAGGAGGTGCCCAGCCAGCTGCCACGTCATGTAGAGATGGAGATTATCCGCAGAATCAACCCTGACCTTACTGTGGAGAATCTTGCGAGGCACACAGCTGTCATGAAGCGTCTTGAAGAAGAGCGTGCTCAAAGAAGTAAAGCctcatcagccaatcagagctctaGGAGTAGGAGAAGTGGAGGTAGACACAGGAAGCAGTCACAGACCAAATTTAGCCGCTCACATAGTAAAACAAGGGCATTGCATGGTGAGCCAAGTGATGCATCCCACCTAGAGCTGGCTGACAGGGACTATAGAGCCTACTCATCCTCACTGGCTCGGTCACCAAGGGAACACGCTCTGGCCATGGAGCGACAGCGGGCTCGGCTTCACCTTGCACACAGCAACCCCAACATTCTTGACGCCTCTCACCTGCCTGTCACACCGGAATGGGATGTGTCTGGAGAGCTTGCGAAGCGAAGAACGGAAATGCCTTTCCCAGAGCCAAGCCATGGCCCATCAGCCCACCATTCCAAAGTCCACCGCTCACACTCGCACACCCAGGAGAGAAAATCCAGGAATGAAAGGAGTGACAAGGCCAAGGAACGTTCCAGATCCATGGACAATTCCAAGGGACAGCTCGGAGCAGGGTTGATTGCACCACCTGATTATTATGATGACCGGAACCGTTACTATACTGATGATGGTACCCTgcgagccaatcagagctcttCTCACTACTCTCGTTCCACACCCACCTCAGCTAAGCTTGCTGGGGATTCTCTGGGGTTGAATGGTGGTAGGAGCTTAGAGAGGAATAAGAGCAGGGACAACCTTCCAGCATACTCACCGAAACCCCTGCCCACTTCTGTTGCTCCTGATGATTACTTTCAGTGCTCTGGTTCCTCTGATGCTGTTCTCACAACAGCAAATCCACTGGGAACTCTGGGCAAAAGTAGCCATGATGGATTAAAAGTAGGTAACTCtaacaggaagacagacagacagacacccCACCTGACAGAACATAAGGAGGACAAATGGGTGGGACCTAAAGGTGGCAGCCTGCCTCCTATACCTCTCACTAACCCTGACCCACCCCTTCCGAATGGACGACCTCCCCACAGTGCCTCCTTTGGTCAGGAGAAACGTAAAGAGATCTTTAGTAAAGACACTCTCTTCAAACCTCCTCCTGGCCTACATTTGCCTGGCTACAGCTCCCTGAGAAAAACACCTGCCCTTGTCTCTTCTACTCTGTGCTCATCCTGCGATGTACTTGATTCCCAGGAGGCCTTTGATGCGCCCAAACCTTTGGTGGCCACAACATCTGCACCCCCACAGGGGATTGAACCCACGACCAGTACTGCAGAGGCATCATTTGACTATTACAATGTCTCAGATGACGATGAACTTGAGGAGAGTGGGACCAAAAGTCGAGGAGAGGACGAGAAGGCTGGAGGAGGCATTGTTGGGATGGGAGGGGGTGCAGCAGGTACCATGCAGTGGCtcttggagagagagaaggagagggaccTACAGAGGCGGTTTGAAAGAACCCTCACCTTCCCCAGTGCTAAAGAGAGGCTTCCAGAGTCCAGTCAGAACCAGCAGTCAGCCCACTCTGCTAGACTGGACAGTATggactccagctccatcacagTTGACAGTGGATTCAATTCTCCACG AACAAGGGAGAGTCTAGCATCTAACACCTCTTCCATAGTGGAGAGTAACCGTCGTCAGAACCTGGCCTTGAGTCCTGGACACCTCAGCATCACTACTGGCAACGGTCCCCCCTTCTCCTTCCGTAACATCACAGAACCTACCAGCACCCAaccagagaaactccagaagCCCAGCGCCTGCCTTGCATCAATCACCAGCGTCTAG
- the LOC118112186 gene encoding storkhead-box protein 2 isoform X3, producing MSPISQSQFFPLGEVLLLAISAMNSAHRPVTQEALTEHLQTCFPGVPTPTEEVLHHTLSMLVHERKIYPTTDGYFIVTPQTYFITPSLIRTSSKWYHLDERSIDRHQQHQQTQCTSPLFGTVTPSPSGGVRDKTQTKTSQNHSAGVGAGGDSFYSNTYRGDDPPSHHTSLQCRFPKDHREVYSSPHPPQTPPQQTGGSTEKSRSTLGFTFKTDTLTKHRGGGNGGGGGGGGGTAEIEKQASGGSGTGSRKFGLKLFRLSFKKDKTKQFATFSAQFPPDEWPLRDEEVPSQLPRHVEMEIIRRINPDLTVENLARHTAVMKRLEEERAQRSKASSANQSSRSRRSGGRHRKQSQTKFSRSHSKTRALHGEPSDASHLELADRDYRAYSSSLARSPREHALAMERQRARLHLAHSNPNILDASHLPVTPEWDVSGELAKRRTEMPFPEPSHGPSAHHSKVHRSHSHTQERKSRNERSDKAKERSRSMDNSKGQLGAGLIAPPDYYDDRNRYYTDDGTLRANQSSSHYSRSTPTSAKLAGDSLGLNGGRSLERNKSRDNLPAYSPKPLPTSVAPDDYFQCSGSSDAVLTTANPLGTLGKSSHDGLKVGNSNRKTDRQTPHLTEHKEDKWVGPKGGSLPPIPLTNPDPPLPNGRPPHSASFGQEKRKEIFSKDTLFKPPPGLHLPGYSSLRKTPALVSSTLCSSCDVLDSQEAFDAPKPLVATTSAPPQGIEPTTSTAEASFDYYNVSDDDELEESGTKSRGEDEKAGGGIVGMGGGAAGTMQWLLEREKERDLQRRFERTLTFPSAKERLPESSQNQQSAHSARLDSMDSSSITVDSGFNSPRTRESLASNTSSIVESNRRQNLALSPGHLSITTGNGPPFSFRNITEPTSTQPEKLQKPSACLASITSV from the exons ATGTCCCCTATCAGCCAATCGCAGTTCTTTCCTTTGGGAGAGGTGTTGCTATTGGCTATCTCTGCGATGAACTCTGCCCATAGGCCTGTCACTCAGGAGGCCCTAACTGAACACCTGCAGACATGTTTTCCAG GTGTTCCTACGCCAACAGAGGAGGTTTTGCACCACACACTAAGCATGCTGGTCCATGAGAGGAAGATCTACCCAACAACGGACGGATATTTTATTGTAACCCCACAGACTTACTTTATCACACCGAGCCTAATCCGAACCAGCTCCAAGTGGTACCACTTAGACGAGAGATCCATTGACCGACACCAGCAacatcagcagacacagtgCACCTCACCTCTCTTTGGCACAGTCACCCCATCCCCTTCTGGAGGCGTGCGTGATAAAACACAGACTAAGACTAGCCAAAACCATAGTGCAGGAGTCGGCGCAGGTGGAGATTCCTTTTACAGCAACACTTACCGTGGAGACGACCCTCCAAGCCACCACACCAGCCTACAGTGCCGATTCCCCAAAGACCACCGGGAAGTGTACTCATCCCCACACCCTCCACAAACACCTCCCCAGCAAACAGGAGGCAGCACAGAAAAAAGCCGCAGCACCCTCGGGTTCACCTTCAAGACGGACACTCTAACCAAGCACAGAGGGGGGGGCAatgggggaggtggaggaggaggaggaggaactgcAGAGATTGAGAAACAAGCCAGTGGAGGAAGTGGCACAGGCAGTCGTAAGTTTGGTCTGAAGCTGTTCCGTCTGAGCTTTAAGAAGGATAAGACCAAGCAGTTTGCCACCTTCTCAGCACAGTTCCCCCCTGATGAGTGGCCACTCCGTGATGAGGAGGTGCCCAGCCAGCTGCCACGTCATGTAGAGATGGAGATTATCCGCAGAATCAACCCTGACCTTACTGTGGAGAATCTTGCGAGGCACACAGCTGTCATGAAGCGTCTTGAAGAAGAGCGTGCTCAAAGAAGTAAAGCctcatcagccaatcagagctctaGGAGTAGGAGAAGTGGAGGTAGACACAGGAAGCAGTCACAGACCAAATTTAGCCGCTCACATAGTAAAACAAGGGCATTGCATGGTGAGCCAAGTGATGCATCCCACCTAGAGCTGGCTGACAGGGACTATAGAGCCTACTCATCCTCACTGGCTCGGTCACCAAGGGAACACGCTCTGGCCATGGAGCGACAGCGGGCTCGGCTTCACCTTGCACACAGCAACCCCAACATTCTTGACGCCTCTCACCTGCCTGTCACACCGGAATGGGATGTGTCTGGAGAGCTTGCGAAGCGAAGAACGGAAATGCCTTTCCCAGAGCCAAGCCATGGCCCATCAGCCCACCATTCCAAAGTCCACCGCTCACACTCGCACACCCAGGAGAGAAAATCCAGGAATGAAAGGAGTGACAAGGCCAAGGAACGTTCCAGATCCATGGACAATTCCAAGGGACAGCTCGGAGCAGGGTTGATTGCACCACCTGATTATTATGATGACCGGAACCGTTACTATACTGATGATGGTACCCTgcgagccaatcagagctcttCTCACTACTCTCGTTCCACACCCACCTCAGCTAAGCTTGCTGGGGATTCTCTGGGGTTGAATGGTGGTAGGAGCTTAGAGAGGAATAAGAGCAGGGACAACCTTCCAGCATACTCACCGAAACCCCTGCCCACTTCTGTTGCTCCTGATGATTACTTTCAGTGCTCTGGTTCCTCTGATGCTGTTCTCACAACAGCAAATCCACTGGGAACTCTGGGCAAAAGTAGCCATGATGGATTAAAAGTAGGTAACTCtaacaggaagacagacagacagacacccCACCTGACAGAACATAAGGAGGACAAATGGGTGGGACCTAAAGGTGGCAGCCTGCCTCCTATACCTCTCACTAACCCTGACCCACCCCTTCCGAATGGACGACCTCCCCACAGTGCCTCCTTTGGTCAGGAGAAACGTAAAGAGATCTTTAGTAAAGACACTCTCTTCAAACCTCCTCCTGGCCTACATTTGCCTGGCTACAGCTCCCTGAGAAAAACACCTGCCCTTGTCTCTTCTACTCTGTGCTCATCCTGCGATGTACTTGATTCCCAGGAGGCCTTTGATGCGCCCAAACCTTTGGTGGCCACAACATCTGCACCCCCACAGGGGATTGAACCCACGACCAGTACTGCAGAGGCATCATTTGACTATTACAATGTCTCAGATGACGATGAACTTGAGGAGAGTGGGACCAAAAGTCGAGGAGAGGACGAGAAGGCTGGAGGAGGCATTGTTGGGATGGGAGGGGGTGCAGCAGGTACCATGCAGTGGCtcttggagagagagaaggagagggaccTACAGAGGCGGTTTGAAAGAACCCTCACCTTCCCCAGTGCTAAAGAGAGGCTTCCAGAGTCCAGTCAGAACCAGCAGTCAGCCCACTCTGCTAGACTGGACAGTATggactccagctccatcacagTTGACAGTGGATTCAATTCTCCACG AACAAGGGAGAGTCTAGCATCTAACACCTCTTCCATAGTGGAGAGTAACCGTCGTCAGAACCTGGCCTTGAGTCCTGGACACCTCAGCATCACTACTGGCAACGGTCCCCCCTTCTCCTTCCGTAACATCACAGAACCTACCAGCACCCAaccagagaaactccagaagCCCAGCGCCTGCCTTGCATCAATCACCAGCGTCTAG